A genome region from Paenibacillus pabuli includes the following:
- a CDS encoding LysR family transcriptional regulator yields MNIENIEAFVYINHYGSFNKAAEVLFLSQPSVTARIQSLERELGCKLFDRLGKQIVLTDEGRKFLPYAQQVLQVIQKGRQKIQQRRTTPDALRLGSTVSVSNYVIPDFLPKIKEAYPEVSIKLTTATTDQLIAKLLNQEIDLAFVRKVMHPAIRTIAFYEDPIQLYVYKGHPFIERGHVSMEAIRHERLVFFECGSLDWLRIHRAFDSLDHPPDITYHVDHSETAKKLVLQGAGIAFLPGLTVQKEVQDQELFPIQVHEVAGVSLQISVVTLKEEHSPFAEPFGELLRQL; encoded by the coding sequence ATGAATATTGAGAACATTGAAGCGTTTGTATATATCAATCATTACGGAAGCTTCAATAAGGCTGCCGAAGTACTCTTTTTGTCCCAACCATCTGTAACGGCTCGTATTCAATCGCTGGAACGTGAGCTCGGCTGCAAGCTGTTTGATCGGCTGGGCAAACAGATTGTGCTCACGGATGAGGGGAGAAAGTTCCTTCCGTACGCCCAGCAGGTGCTGCAGGTCATCCAAAAGGGCAGACAGAAGATTCAGCAGCGCCGGACTACACCGGACGCGCTGCGTCTCGGCAGTACTGTATCGGTATCCAATTATGTCATTCCAGACTTCCTGCCCAAAATCAAGGAAGCCTATCCTGAGGTCAGCATCAAGCTCACCACCGCTACGACAGATCAGTTGATCGCGAAGCTGCTTAATCAGGAGATTGATCTGGCGTTTGTACGCAAGGTCATGCACCCGGCCATTCGTACCATTGCTTTTTATGAGGACCCGATCCAACTGTATGTTTACAAGGGACATCCATTTATTGAACGCGGACACGTCAGCATGGAGGCGATTCGCCATGAGCGGCTGGTCTTCTTCGAATGCGGTTCCCTGGACTGGCTGCGTATTCACCGTGCGTTCGACTCCCTGGACCATCCGCCGGATATTACATACCATGTGGATCATTCGGAAACGGCGAAGAAACTGGTTCTGCAGGGAGCAGGTATTGCCTTTCTGCCAGGACTGACCGTGCAGAAGGAAGTGCAGGACCAGGAACTGTTTCCCATTCAGGTCCATGAAGTTGCTGGTGTATCGTTGCAGATTAGTGTCGTGACGCTAAAAGAAGAACATTCACCGTTTGCAGAGCCCTTTGGGGAGCTGCTGCGGCAGTTATAG
- a CDS encoding LLM class flavin-dependent oxidoreductase yields the protein MGIRLGILDQTPIYEGETPVDAFRHTIELVQRAEQLGFHRFWVSEHHDSGHVAGSSPEVLISHLLAHTERIRLGSGGVMLQHYSPYKVAENFNVLAALGPGRIDLGIGRAPGGLPRSTQALQQGIQEAASLKEKIRQVKQFIHNEPHADESHPLAGLSAAPVSEIPAELYVLGASVDSAGMAAELGLPYVFSLFINSNIEVAQEALRVYREQFNRSAGREPYAVLAISLIVAESEEEAEGLASEHMLVKIHLENGKVLTVGSVEQAEEFGRQSNEKYRIEVLEPSVTRGTKETVGQALQKFQDDFAMDELIVTTATRDFAKRIRSFELLREALDEQGLGEFWSESEPAKAAIG from the coding sequence ATGGGGATTCGTCTTGGCATATTGGATCAGACCCCAATCTATGAAGGGGAGACGCCGGTGGATGCATTCCGGCATACCATTGAGCTGGTGCAGCGTGCAGAGCAGCTTGGATTTCACCGGTTCTGGGTATCGGAGCATCACGATTCAGGGCATGTGGCAGGTTCTTCGCCAGAAGTGCTGATTTCTCATTTGCTGGCACATACAGAGCGGATTCGTTTGGGTTCCGGCGGGGTGATGCTCCAGCATTACAGTCCTTACAAGGTTGCTGAGAATTTTAATGTGCTCGCAGCGCTCGGACCGGGAAGGATCGATCTGGGTATAGGACGTGCGCCAGGAGGACTGCCCCGTTCAACGCAGGCTCTTCAGCAAGGAATCCAGGAGGCAGCCTCACTGAAGGAGAAAATACGGCAAGTGAAGCAGTTTATTCATAATGAACCGCATGCAGATGAATCCCATCCACTTGCCGGCTTAAGTGCTGCACCTGTATCCGAGATACCTGCAGAGCTGTATGTACTCGGAGCAAGTGTCGATAGCGCTGGCATGGCGGCCGAACTCGGACTCCCCTATGTATTTTCCTTGTTTATTAACAGCAATATTGAAGTGGCACAAGAAGCCCTCCGTGTCTATCGCGAGCAGTTCAACCGTTCAGCGGGCCGGGAGCCTTACGCCGTTCTTGCCATATCATTAATTGTGGCAGAGAGTGAGGAGGAGGCTGAAGGGCTGGCGAGTGAGCACATGCTGGTCAAGATCCACCTGGAGAATGGCAAAGTGCTGACGGTTGGTTCGGTGGAGCAGGCAGAAGAATTCGGACGGCAATCGAACGAGAAATATCGCATTGAGGTTCTGGAGCCAAGTGTAACTCGCGGAACGAAGGAAACGGTAGGTCAGGCTCTGCAGAAATTTCAGGATGATTTTGCCATGGATGAACTGATTGTCACGACAGCCACGCGTGATTTCGCGAAACGCATTCGCTCTTTTGAATTGCTGCGCGAGGCACTGGATGAACAGGGACTGGGTGAATTCTGGAGTGAATCCGAACCTGCGAAAGCCGCTATTGGTTAG
- a CDS encoding amidohydrolase, whose amino-acid sequence MKSELEQTKPQAEQEEERRTQIIPIVTDEAFAERLIAIRRHLHRHPELSGEERETTAAIRGWLEEEGVRIADEYSLRTGLIAEIGQGDGPVVALRADIDALPIQEETKLEFASQVAGKMHACGHDAHTAILIGAARLLKQRESGLPGKVRLLFQPSEEKATGARQVIQSGALSDVRAVFGLHNKPDLQVGTVGIREGALLAAADGFVVNVEGVGTHAAVPEAGIDPIVVASHIVTALQAIVSRNVGAQESAVISVTKIHSGTAWNVIPDQAILDGTVRTFDEKVRARIRERFNQVVAGVAAAYGTRATVRWIQGPPAVVNDASLASAAEQVAVEVGLNSVRPLPSPAGEDFSFYQKEVPGLFLFLGTSGPHEWHHPAFDLDERALPLGAHLLAALAEQALHNLQLQRD is encoded by the coding sequence GTGAAGAGTGAGCTGGAACAGACCAAGCCGCAGGCAGAGCAAGAAGAAGAGAGACGCACGCAGATCATCCCTATTGTAACGGATGAAGCATTTGCAGAGCGGTTAATTGCGATTCGGCGACATCTGCACCGCCATCCGGAATTGTCAGGCGAGGAAAGGGAAACAACGGCTGCTATTCGTGGTTGGCTGGAGGAGGAAGGGGTACGTATTGCAGACGAATATTCACTTCGTACGGGCCTTATTGCCGAGATTGGTCAGGGCGACGGCCCAGTTGTCGCCCTAAGAGCAGACATTGATGCTCTGCCCATTCAGGAAGAGACGAAGCTGGAATTCGCCTCACAGGTTGCAGGCAAAATGCATGCTTGCGGGCATGATGCACATACGGCGATATTGATTGGTGCTGCACGATTGTTGAAACAGCGGGAGTCCGGGCTGCCGGGCAAAGTAAGGCTGCTGTTCCAGCCTTCGGAGGAAAAAGCCACAGGCGCGCGGCAGGTTATTCAGAGCGGAGCGCTGTCTGACGTCCGTGCCGTGTTTGGTCTGCATAACAAACCGGATCTTCAGGTCGGCACAGTCGGTATCCGGGAAGGAGCACTTCTGGCAGCGGCAGATGGTTTTGTAGTAAACGTCGAAGGGGTGGGCACACATGCTGCGGTACCGGAAGCGGGAATCGATCCGATTGTTGTTGCCTCGCATATTGTAACGGCTTTGCAGGCGATTGTGAGCCGCAATGTAGGTGCACAGGAGAGCGCCGTGATCAGCGTGACTAAGATACACAGCGGTACAGCCTGGAATGTCATTCCGGATCAGGCCATATTGGATGGCACGGTGCGAACCTTTGACGAGAAAGTCCGTGCACGTATTCGTGAACGATTTAACCAGGTCGTGGCTGGTGTAGCGGCAGCATACGGTACACGTGCGACGGTGCGCTGGATTCAGGGACCGCCTGCGGTGGTTAACGATGCTTCGCTGGCCTCCGCGGCAGAACAGGTGGCGGTTGAAGTGGGATTGAACAGTGTCCGACCGCTGCCTTCCCCGGCAGGTGAGGATTTTTCCTTTTATCAGAAGGAGGTTCCGGGCCTCTTCCTCTTCCTGGGTACATCCGGACCGCATGAGTGGCATCATCCTGCTTTTGATCTTGATGAACGGGCGCTGCCGCTGGGAGCGCATCTGCTCGCTGCTTTGGCGGAGCAAGCGCTGCACAACCTGCAGCTGCAGCGTGATTGA